One segment of Theobroma cacao cultivar B97-61/B2 chromosome 9, Criollo_cocoa_genome_V2, whole genome shotgun sequence DNA contains the following:
- the LOC18589568 gene encoding L-ascorbate oxidase homolog codes for MNGVMLILLLCLWAASMSAVRGEDPYLFFTWNVTYGTISPTGVPQQGILINGQFPGPNINSTSNNNVVVNVFNNLDEPFLLTWTGVQQRKNSWQDGVLGTNCPIPPGKNYTYHFQVKDQIGSYMYYPSTAMHKAAGGFGGLRINSRLLIPVPYPDPEDDYTILAGDWFSKGHTTLKKMLDSGRNLGRCDGVHINGKVAKGDGKDEPLFTMEPGKTYKYRICNVGIKTSLNVRFQGHNMKLVEMEGSHTVQNTYESLDVHVGQCFGVLVTADQEPRDYYVVASTRFTKRVITATGIIRYTNGKGPASPELPPAPIGWAWSLNQFRTFRWNLTASAARPNPQGSYHYGAIDITRTIKLANTAGKVGGKLRYAINGISHVDPPTPLKLAEYYNVADKSFKYDILRDDPPAKISEEITVQPIVVNLTYRTFVEIIFENRETAIQSWHLSGYSFFAVAVETGTWTPEKRKNYNLLDAVSRHTIQVFPNSWAAILLTFDNCGMWNIRSEIWDRHYLGQQLYASVLSPEHSLRDEYNIPDNALLCGVVESMPKPPPYSI; via the exons ATGAATGGAGTGATGTTAATATTGTTGTTATGCCTCTGGGCTGCATCAATGTCGGCGGTCCGTGGCGAAGACCCTTACCTTTTCTTCACTTGGAACGTCACCTACGGTACCATCTCTCCAACGGGTGTTCCCCAGCAAGGCATTCTTATCAACGGTCAGTTCCCAGGGCCAAATATCAACTCTACCAGCAACAACAACGTAGTGGTCAATGTCTTCAATAACCTCGATGAGCCATTCCTTCTGACATG GACCGGCGTACAACAGAGGAAGAACTCCTGGCAAGATGGTGTGCTCGGAACCAACTGCCCTATCCCCCCTGGGAAGAATTACACCTATCACTTCCAGGTCAAGGACCAAATAGGTAGCTACATGTATTATCCATCGACAGCTATGCATAAGGCAGCCGGAGGTTTTGGAGGCCTTCGTATTAACAGCCGCTTGCTCATTCCTGTTCCCTATCCTGATCCGGAAGACGACTACACTATCCTCGCAGGAGACTGGTTCAGCAAAGGACACACCACACTCAAGAAAATGCTGGATAGCGGCCGTAACCTCGGCAGATGTGACGGTGTCCACATTAATGGGAAAGTTGCCAAAGGTGATGGTAAGGATGAACCTCTCTTCACCATGGAACCTGGCAAGACCTACAAGTACAGGATTTGCAATGTCGGGATCAAGACATCTCTCAACGTCAGGTTCCAAGGCCACAACATGAAACTGGTTGAGATGGAGGGTTCCCACACAGTGCAGAATACGTACGAATCCCTTGACGTGCACGTCGGACAGTGCTTTGGTGTGCTTGTAACGGCCGACCAGGAACCAAGGGATTACTATGTCGTGGCCTCCACCCGATTTACGAAACGAGTAATCACAGCCACTGGCATCATACGCTACACGAATGGCAAGGGACCTGCCTCACCCGAGCTGCCTCCAGCACCTATTGGTTGGGCTTGGTCGCTCAACCAATTCCGTACCTTCCGTTGGAACCTAACTGCCAGCGCTGCCAGGCCTAATCCTCAAGGCTCCTACCATTATGGTGCCATTGACATTACCCGCACCATCAAACTCGCAAACACCGCCGGAAAAGTAGGTGGGAAGCTTCGATATGCCATTAATGGGATTTCTCATGTCGACCCACCGACTCCATTGAAACTTGCGGAGTACTATAACGTGGCGGACAAGTCTTTCAAGTATGATATTCTTAGGGACGACCCACCGGCGAAGATCTCAGAAGAAATCACTGTGCAGCCTATTGTCGTCAACTTGACCTATCGGACCTTTGTCGAGATTATCTTCGAGAACCGTGAAACAGCCATTCAGTCCTGGCACTTGTCTGGCTATTCATTCTTCGCTGTGGC CGTCGAGACTGGGACATGGACTCCAGAGAAGAGGAAGAACTACAATCTTCTGGACGCGGTGAGCAGGCATACCATTCAGGTCTTCCCCAATTCATGGGCTGCTATCCTTTTGACTTTCGACAATTGCGGAATGTGGAACATCAGGTCCGAGATATGGGACAGGCATTACCTTGGCCAACAGCTCTATGCAAGCGTTCTCTCCCCGGAACACTCCCTGAGGGACGAGTACAACATTCCCGATAACGCATTGCTTTGCGGCGTCGTGGAAAGCATGCCCAAGCCTCCGCCCTACAGCATTTGA